From a single Anomaloglossus baeobatrachus isolate aAnoBae1 chromosome 4, aAnoBae1.hap1, whole genome shotgun sequence genomic region:
- the DRD1 gene encoding D(1A) dopamine receptor gives MTINITSMDGDMLFAEKDSSFRIVMGCLLSVLILSTLLGNTLVCAAVIRFRHLRSKVTNFFVISLAVSDLLVAMLVMPWKAVAEIAGFWPFGSFCNIWVAFDIMCSTASILNLCVISVDRYWAISSPFRYERKMTPKVAFIMISVAWTLSVLISFIPVQLNWHRAKTTSFFDLNITLQGSTMDNCDSSLNRTYAISSSLISFYIPVAIMIVTYTRIYRIAAKQIRRISALERAAVHAKNCQSSTGNGSSIDCQQPESSLKTSFKRETKVLKTLSVIMGVFVCCWLPFFILNCMVPFCDPSVSTSGAEPFCISSTTFDIFVWFGWANSSLNPIIYAFNADFRKAFSTLLGCYKICPTSNNAIETVSINNNGAVVYSCQQEPKGSIPNECNLVYLIPHAIICPEEESLKKEEESGLSKSMDKMSPAFSGILDYDAEVSLEKINPITQNGQSKT, from the coding sequence ATGACTATAAATATCACCAGCATGGATGGAGACATGTTATTTGCAGAGAAAGATTCTTCTTTCCGCATAGTAATGGGTTGTTTGCTCTCAGTTCTAATACTTTCAACTCTTCTGGGAAATACCTTGGTCTGTGCAGCCGTCATCAGATTTCGACACCTCCGGTCCAAAGTGACCAACTTTTTTGTGATCTCCCTAGCTGTGTCTGACCTTCTGGTTGCAATGTTGGTTATGCCTTGGAAAGCTGTTGCAGAGATTGCCGGCTTTTGGCCATTTGGTTCATTCTGTAACATATGGGTTGCCTTTGATATAATGTGTTCAACGGCCTCTATTTTAAACCTTTGTGTCATCAGTGTTGACAGGTATTGGGCGATCTCCAGTCCATTTAGATATgagaggaaaatgaccccaaaagtAGCCTTCATAATGATAAGTGTTGCATGGACCTTATCAGTTCTGATATCTTTCATTCCTGTGCAGCTCAACTGGCATAGAGCAAAGACTACAAGCTTTTTTGACCTAAATATTACCTTACAAGGTAGCACAATGGATaactgtgactccagcctaaatagGACATATGCAATTTCTTCATCTCTCATTAGCTTCTATATACCAGTGGCCATTATGATTGTAACCTACACCCGGATATACAGGATAGCTGCAAAACAAATTCGGCGCATCTCAGCTCTCGAAAGAGCAGCAGTGCATGCCAAGAATTGTCAAAGTAGCACAGGGAATGGAAGTAGCATTGATTGCCAACAGCCGGAAAGCTCTTTGAAGACGTCATTTAAAAGAGAAACAAAGGTCTTGAAGACATTGTCAGTGATTATGGGAGTTTTTGTATGTTGCTGGTTGCCCTTTTTCATATTGAATTGTATGGTGCCATTTTGTGACCCAAGTGTATCCACAAGTGGAGCAGAGCCATTCTGCATCAGCTCTACCACATTTGACATTTTTGTGTGGTTTGGTTGGGCAAATTCTTCACTGAATCCCATAATCTACGCTTTCAATGCTGATTTCCGCAAGGCTTTCTCAACATTGTTAGGCTGCTACAAAATTTGTCCTACATCCAACAATGCTATAGAGACGGTTAGCATAAACAATAATGGGGCAGTTGTCTATTCATGTCAGCAAGAGCCCAAAGGTTCAATTCCAAATGAGTGTAATTTAGTTTACCTAATTCCACATGCTATTATTTGTCCTGAAGAGGAGAGtctgaaaaaagaagaagaaagtggTTTATCTAAAAGTATGGACAAAATGTCTCCTGCATTTTCTGGGATCTTGGACTATGATGCAGAGGTCTCACTAGAAAAGATAAATCCTATCACACAAAATGGGCAATCCAAAACCTGA